In Deltaproteobacteria bacterium, a genomic segment contains:
- the radC gene encoding DNA repair protein RadC — MHEDDRSRLPRERLLAHGAAPLSDAELLALLLRTGARGRSATDLASELLASASLSSLALAAPAELARIAGIGPAKAGSVLAALELGRRAAATPLRRGDRIASPEDVHRHFHARLRDAVAEQFHVVLLDARHRVIRSVLASQGTLTASLVHPREVFRPALREAAAAIVLVHNHPSGDPTPSPEDRELTRRLASAGNLLGVPVLDHVIVAERGFASLREDGEIAPPPRDP; from the coding sequence ATGCACGAAGACGATCGCTCTCGCCTCCCGCGCGAGCGCCTGCTCGCTCACGGCGCCGCGCCGCTGAGCGACGCGGAGCTGCTCGCGCTGTTGCTGCGCACCGGAGCGCGCGGGCGCTCGGCAACTGATCTCGCGAGCGAGCTGCTCGCGAGCGCGAGCCTCAGCTCGCTCGCGCTGGCCGCGCCTGCAGAGCTCGCGCGCATCGCAGGGATCGGCCCTGCCAAGGCGGGCAGCGTGCTCGCCGCGCTCGAGCTGGGCCGGCGCGCCGCGGCCACGCCGCTGCGCCGCGGCGACCGCATCGCGAGTCCTGAGGACGTCCATCGGCACTTTCACGCGCGGCTTCGGGATGCGGTCGCGGAGCAGTTCCACGTCGTGCTCCTCGACGCGCGGCATCGCGTGATCCGCAGCGTGCTCGCCTCGCAGGGCACGCTCACCGCGAGCCTCGTGCACCCACGCGAGGTGTTCCGTCCCGCGCTGCGCGAAGCGGCGGCTGCAATCGTGCTCGTGCACAACCACCCGAGCGGCGACCCGACTCCGAGCCCCGAAGACCGCGAGCTCACGCGCCGCCTCGCGAGCGCGGGCAACCTGCTCGGGGTTCCGGTGCTCGACCACGTGATCGTGGCCGAGCGCGGCTTCGCGAGCCTGCGCGAAGACGGCGAGATCGCGCCGCCACCGCGCGACCCGTGA
- a CDS encoding TIGR02266 family protein: protein MARQVTHTDRRRSRREGAEISVQYESVDELFSEFTRDINEGGVFIATERPLDLDEPVSLSFQLPGGERAIRVSGRVVRVQTKDDDGVAGMAVEFEALDATARRAIDDLVRSLRR from the coding sequence ATGGCTCGCCAGGTCACTCACACGGACCGCCGCCGCTCGCGCCGCGAGGGAGCGGAGATCTCCGTTCAGTACGAGAGCGTCGACGAGCTGTTCAGCGAGTTCACGCGCGACATCAACGAAGGGGGCGTCTTCATCGCGACCGAGCGCCCGCTCGATCTCGACGAACCGGTCTCGCTGAGCTTCCAGCTGCCGGGCGGTGAGCGCGCGATTCGCGTCTCCGGTCGCGTCGTGCGCGTGCAGACGAAGGACGACGACGGTGTCGCTGGCATGGCGGTCGAGTTCGAAGCGCTCGACGCCACCGCGCGCCGCGCGATCGACGACCTCGTTCGCAGCTTGCGCCGCTAG
- a CDS encoding single-stranded DNA-binding protein, protein MASVNKVILLGNLGRDPELRYTPSGQPVANFSIATSDSWNKKDGSGREERTEWHRIVAWGRTAELCAQYLSKGRTVYIEGRLQTREWENKEGQKQRTTEIVANTVQFIGGGRDGGGGGAPRGQGGGQGSGGMSAGGGFDGGPPPADDEIPF, encoded by the coding sequence ATGGCCAGCGTCAACAAAGTCATTCTGCTTGGAAACCTCGGGCGCGATCCCGAGCTGCGATACACGCCGAGCGGCCAGCCGGTCGCGAACTTCTCGATCGCGACGAGCGATTCGTGGAACAAGAAGGACGGCAGCGGACGCGAGGAGCGCACCGAGTGGCACCGCATCGTCGCGTGGGGCCGCACGGCCGAGCTGTGCGCGCAGTACCTCTCGAAGGGGCGCACGGTCTACATCGAAGGCCGCCTCCAGACGCGCGAGTGGGAGAACAAAGAGGGGCAGAAGCAGCGCACGACCGAGATCGTCGCGAACACCGTGCAGTTCATCGGTGGCGGACGCGACGGCGGTGGTGGTGGTGCACCGCGCGGCCAAGGCGGAGGCCAGGGCAGCGGCGGAATGAGTGCTGGCGGCGGCTTCGACGGCGGCCCGCCGCCCGCGGACGACGAGATCCCGTTCTAG
- a CDS encoding 1-acyl-sn-glycerol-3-phosphate acyltransferase, with translation MFYFVRFCLIALYTVFWGALATVVAPFSGEAIVWIGRNWIRWIFATSRIEVQVEGLEHVRATPCAVYMSNHQSVLDIGAIIETLPVSWRFVAKKELTYVPFFGWALALSDQIVIDRGNRRRSVESLRRAAERVRAGANVIIFPEGTRSPDGKLQPFKSGGFHLAVDAGVPVIPVTVSGSAALTPKHSLKVLSGPVKVVYGAPIPIAGPHARDREALKQRVAAAIEAGYDAELQRNR, from the coding sequence ATGTTCTATTTCGTCCGCTTCTGTCTGATCGCGCTCTACACCGTCTTCTGGGGAGCGCTTGCGACCGTGGTCGCGCCGTTCAGCGGCGAAGCGATCGTGTGGATCGGGCGCAATTGGATCCGCTGGATCTTCGCGACGAGCCGCATCGAGGTGCAGGTCGAGGGGCTCGAGCACGTGCGCGCGACGCCGTGCGCCGTCTACATGTCGAACCACCAGAGCGTGCTCGACATCGGCGCGATCATCGAAACGCTGCCCGTCTCGTGGCGCTTCGTGGCGAAGAAAGAGCTGACTTACGTGCCGTTCTTCGGCTGGGCACTCGCGCTGTCCGATCAGATCGTGATCGACCGCGGCAACCGGCGGCGCTCGGTCGAGAGCCTGCGGCGCGCGGCGGAGCGCGTTCGCGCCGGCGCGAACGTGATCATCTTCCCGGAAGGGACCCGCAGCCCGGACGGGAAGCTCCAGCCCTTCAAGAGCGGCGGCTTTCACCTCGCGGTCGACGCCGGCGTCCCGGTGATTCCCGTGACGGTGTCCGGCAGCGCTGCGCTCACGCCCAAGCACTCGCTGAAGGTGCTCTCGGGCCCCGTGAAGGTCGTGTACGGCGCGCCGATCCCCATCGCGGGCCCGCATGCGCGCGATCGCGAGGCGCTCAAACAGCGTGTCGCTGCGGCGATCGAAGCGGGATACGACGCGGAGTTGCAACGGAATCGTTGA